The following coding sequences are from one Mesorhizobium onobrychidis window:
- a CDS encoding YMGG-like glycine zipper-containing protein, with translation MTMYKAIAALLVTAALAGCAQTEGQQRATTGALVGGAGGALVGQALGRDTKSTVIGAASGALLGAVVGSATTPQRRGEQLCRYQDRYGRIYTAPCDDRYYRGDY, from the coding sequence ATGACCATGTACAAAGCCATTGCCGCCCTGCTTGTGACTGCCGCGCTGGCAGGATGTGCACAGACCGAAGGGCAGCAAAGAGCCACCACGGGGGCCCTGGTCGGCGGCGCTGGCGGTGCTCTCGTCGGTCAGGCCCTGGGCCGCGACACCAAGAGCACGGTTATCGGTGCAGCCAGCGGCGCCCTGCTGGGGGCGGTCGTGGGCAGCGCGACCACGCCGCAGCGGCGCGGCGAACAGCTTTGCCGCTATCAGGATCGCTACGGCCGCATCTACACCGCACCTTGCGACGACCGCTACTACCGCGGCGATTATTGA
- a CDS encoding endonuclease domain-containing protein: MPHTPLPPRNRANAKSMRKAMTGAELKLWNELRAHRLMGLGFRRQFPIAGYIVDFACPDKKLVIEVDGSQHADANAGDEARTKRLEQDGWTILRFWNDDVIRDIDNVCQHIVIEAGLAVAT; the protein is encoded by the coding sequence ATGCCTCACACGCCATTGCCTCCGCGAAATCGCGCAAATGCCAAATCGATGCGGAAGGCGATGACCGGTGCTGAGCTGAAGCTTTGGAACGAGCTTCGCGCGCATCGGCTGATGGGGCTTGGCTTCCGCCGACAATTTCCGATTGCCGGTTACATTGTTGACTTCGCTTGCCCGGACAAGAAGCTCGTCATCGAAGTCGATGGTTCGCAGCATGCCGACGCCAATGCAGGCGATGAGGCAAGAACAAAGCGTCTTGAACAAGACGGCTGGACCATCCTGCGCTTCTGGAACGACGACGTCATTCGCGACATCGACAATGTCTGCCAGCACATTGTGATCGAGGCAGGGCTCGCAGTTGCGACTTGA
- a CDS encoding Bbp19 family protein: protein MSGKRFAHSSQAGGPAKAQDALTKAYLRVFSGQDGEMVLADLTAATGYYRRPSYGEWLAKTKTPNGFELHSALSNARAEVVQHIMGFLTLDGERLAALEQAARLEGR, encoded by the coding sequence ATGAGCGGCAAACGCTTCGCCCATTCGAGCCAGGCCGGCGGCCCGGCCAAGGCGCAGGACGCGCTGACCAAGGCCTATCTCAGGGTGTTCTCAGGCCAGGACGGCGAGATGGTGCTGGCCGACCTGACGGCGGCGACCGGCTATTACCGCCGCCCGTCCTATGGCGAGTGGCTGGCCAAGACGAAGACGCCGAACGGCTTCGAACTGCACAGCGCACTGAGCAATGCGCGCGCCGAAGTGGTGCAGCACATCATGGGGTTCCTGACGCTGGACGGTGAGCGGCTGGCGGCGCTGGAGCAGGCGGCGCGGCTGGAGGGGAGGTAG